In the genome of Dermacentor silvarum isolate Dsil-2018 chromosome 1, BIME_Dsil_1.4, whole genome shotgun sequence, one region contains:
- the LOC119447996 gene encoding tachykinin-like peptides receptor 86C, which produces MLIAVVTLFSVCWLPYNAYFVYVSHNPHVAYLDHIQHVYLAMYWLAMSHAMCNPIVYYCMNKRFRSYFRQALCWCIPKPEATKTLAANGRAVPFQTSWTDRQHTMRVSMCSHAVLSSKDRVTAHNGGFGKGHNHNHDTSLV; this is translated from the exons ATGTTAATAGCCGTGGTGACCTTGTTCAGTGTGTGCTGGCTTCCGTACAACGCATACTTCGTGTACGTGTCGCACAATCCGCACGTGGCATACCTGGACCACATCCAGCACGTGTACCTGGCAATGTACTGGCTAGCCATGTCCCATGCCATGTGCAACCCCATCGTGTACTACTGCATGAACAAAAG GTTCAGATCGTATTTCCGGCAAGCTCTGTGCTGGTGCATCCCGAAACCAGAAGCTACAAAGACCCTCGCGGCGAACGGCCGTGCTGTACCCTTCCAGACCAGCTGGACAGACCGACAGCACACGATGAGAGTGTCCATGTGCTCACACGCTGTCCTGTCAAGCAAGGACAGGGTGACCGCGCATAATGGAGGCTTCGGCAAGGGTCACAACCACAACCATGACACAAGCCTCGTATAA